In Parasegetibacter sp. NRK P23, a single genomic region encodes these proteins:
- a CDS encoding DUF721 domain-containing protein, with amino-acid sequence MGEYSLGEAMQEFLNKSKLKYGVQSARIEDVWGNIMGKTVAKYTDKIQIVQHTLFVHTTVAPLKQELHYQKEKIIERVNEALGEKVIRDVVIR; translated from the coding sequence ATGGGAGAATATTCCTTGGGAGAAGCCATGCAGGAGTTTCTCAACAAAAGTAAACTCAAATACGGCGTTCAATCCGCACGCATAGAAGATGTGTGGGGCAACATCATGGGCAAGACCGTTGCCAAATACACGGATAAAATTCAGATCGTCCAGCATACGCTTTTTGTACATACCACAGTGGCTCCGCTAAAGCAGGAACTGCATTACCAGAAAGAGAAGATCATAGAAAGGGTGAACGAGGCGCTGGGTGAAAAAGTGATCCGGGATGTGGTGATCCGTTAG
- a CDS encoding BT_3928 family protein, with translation MKLLLTLIRWFVGILFIFSGLIKANDPLGLSYKMQEFFEVWGMHGFNDYTLALSVLMIAFEIIAGVAVIVGWKMRLFSWLLLLLIIFFTFLTAYALFSGKIKTCGCFGDCIPLTANQSFWKDVILTVLIGIIFLYRNKIKPALGTGKNVLILLVTTVFSFGIQWYVLQHQPVLDCLPYKVGNNIPEKMKAPAGSIPDSIVINFVYNKGGKEVEFSADAFPEDFDESVYQFVRRYDKVVRKGNAEPPIKDFSLNTLSGNDTTAAIMEQPGFTVLFFAKDVSTPVSAWANRFREVQTAAALRNIPVLLVTADATGMQRELTKAGVNAPVILKCDAVAIKTAARTNPALYILNQGNIIGKWGKADLDKAIKAIQKLEGIQ, from the coding sequence ATGAAGTTATTGCTAACCCTTATCAGGTGGTTCGTTGGAATCTTATTCATTTTTTCAGGACTCATCAAAGCCAATGATCCGCTCGGACTCAGTTATAAAATGCAGGAATTCTTTGAAGTGTGGGGCATGCATGGCTTCAACGATTATACGCTGGCCCTTTCGGTACTGATGATCGCCTTCGAGATCATTGCCGGGGTGGCCGTGATTGTGGGGTGGAAGATGCGCCTGTTCAGTTGGCTGCTCCTGCTCCTCATCATCTTCTTTACTTTCCTTACCGCCTATGCGCTTTTCTCCGGTAAAATAAAAACCTGCGGTTGTTTCGGAGATTGTATTCCGCTCACCGCCAACCAATCCTTCTGGAAAGACGTGATCCTGACCGTGCTGATCGGTATCATATTCCTGTACCGAAACAAAATTAAGCCCGCACTGGGCACAGGAAAGAACGTATTGATCCTGCTGGTGACCACTGTATTCAGCTTCGGCATCCAGTGGTATGTATTGCAACACCAGCCTGTACTGGATTGTCTTCCATACAAAGTGGGGAATAACATCCCGGAAAAAATGAAGGCGCCAGCCGGTTCGATCCCCGATAGTATCGTGATCAACTTTGTGTACAATAAAGGAGGCAAAGAAGTGGAATTTTCCGCCGACGCGTTCCCCGAAGATTTTGACGAATCCGTTTACCAGTTCGTGCGCCGTTACGATAAAGTGGTGCGCAAAGGAAACGCCGAGCCGCCCATTAAAGATTTCTCGCTTAATACGCTCAGCGGCAACGATACCACCGCGGCCATCATGGAGCAACCGGGCTTTACCGTGCTTTTCTTCGCGAAAGATGTCAGTACGCCGGTAAGCGCCTGGGCCAATCGTTTCAGGGAAGTTCAAACCGCGGCCGCGCTCCGCAATATTCCCGTATTACTGGTTACGGCCGATGCCACCGGAATGCAGCGGGAACTTACCAAAGCCGGGGTGAACGCACCCGTTATCCTGAAGTGTGATGCGGTAGCCATTAAAACGGCGGCACGTACCAACCCCGCTTTGTACATCCTGAACCAGGGGAACATCATAGGGAAATGGGGGAAAGCCGACCTCGATAAGGCCATTAAAGCCATTCAGAAACTGGAAGGAATCCAGTAA
- a CDS encoding DUF1599 domain-containing protein, protein MNNIPNTLEQYNAALGRCKDIFLKKTKDYGTSWRVLRTISVADQLYIKVQRIRTIQENKTQLIGDDIKGEFIGIVNYGIIGLIQLDIGAGVVDELPYEKAQELYEAKALAIRELMEKKNHDYGEAWREMSQESLADLILVKLLRIRQILANDGKTLISEGIDANYQDIVNYALFALILIEEGKHRNA, encoded by the coding sequence ATGAACAATATTCCAAATACGTTAGAACAATACAATGCCGCCCTCGGCCGATGCAAAGATATCTTTCTGAAGAAAACAAAAGACTATGGCACTTCCTGGCGCGTGCTGCGCACCATTTCGGTAGCGGATCAACTGTACATAAAAGTGCAGCGGATACGTACCATCCAGGAGAATAAAACGCAGTTGATCGGCGACGATATTAAAGGTGAATTCATCGGGATCGTGAACTATGGCATTATCGGTTTGATACAACTGGATATTGGCGCCGGTGTGGTGGATGAACTTCCTTATGAAAAAGCACAGGAACTGTACGAAGCAAAAGCGCTGGCCATCCGTGAACTGATGGAAAAAAAGAACCATGATTACGGGGAAGCCTGGCGCGAAATGAGCCAGGAGAGTCTGGCCGACCTGATACTGGTGAAACTGCTGCGCATCCGCCAGATACTCGCCAACGATGGGAAAACGCTCATCAGTGAAGGGATCGACGCCAATTACCAGGATATCGTAAATTACGCGCTCTTCGCCCTAATACTGATAGAAGAAGGAAAACACCGGAACGCATAA
- the purE gene encoding 5-(carboxyamino)imidazole ribonucleotide mutase has protein sequence MTPEVGIIMGSDSDLPVMQAAADMLTQFGIGYEITVVSAHRTPLRMVKYAQGARDRGIKVIIAGAGGAAHLPGMVASLTPLPVIGVPVKSSNSIDGWDSLLSILQMPNGIPVATVALNASKNAGILAASMIGAFQPAIGDKVARYKQELEEEVLKKVDNLKEKGLPNGFDL, from the coding sequence ATGACTCCAGAAGTTGGTATTATCATGGGCAGCGATAGCGATCTGCCGGTTATGCAGGCCGCGGCCGATATGCTCACCCAATTTGGTATCGGTTACGAAATCACGGTGGTTTCGGCGCACAGAACACCGCTCCGTATGGTAAAATACGCCCAGGGCGCGAGAGACAGAGGTATTAAAGTAATCATCGCCGGAGCCGGTGGCGCTGCGCATTTGCCCGGCATGGTGGCTTCACTCACGCCACTACCTGTTATCGGTGTTCCGGTAAAATCTTCTAACTCTATTGACGGCTGGGATTCCCTGCTTTCCATCCTCCAGATGCCCAATGGTATTCCAGTCGCAACGGTGGCCCTCAACGCTTCAAAGAACGCCGGAATACTGGCAGCTTCCATGATTGGCGCCTTCCAACCGGCCATTGGCGATAAGGTAGCGCGCTACAAGCAGGAGCTGGAAGAAGAAGTGTTGAAAAAAGTGGATAACCTGAAGGAAAAAGGCCTGCCCAACGGGTTCGATCTTTAA
- a CDS encoding cyclic nucleotide-binding/CBS domain-containing protein: MKTASQLLSRKGPDFNVITPDTPVLKAIHHMGCANSDFVVVKAAEMYLGIITEADYTRKVVMRNQHERTLYARDIMNSNLPIVSMQDSVEKCMQLMQQFHVHYLPVFEEMNFVGIITMDDIIREALLDHDIFDRRTEQVA, from the coding sequence ATGAAAACCGCCTCACAACTTTTATCCAGAAAAGGTCCCGATTTTAATGTGATCACCCCTGATACGCCGGTATTGAAAGCCATCCACCACATGGGCTGCGCAAACAGTGATTTTGTGGTGGTGAAAGCCGCGGAAATGTACCTCGGCATCATTACAGAAGCAGATTATACCCGCAAGGTGGTGATGCGCAACCAGCATGAACGCACCCTTTATGCCAGGGACATCATGAATTCAAACCTCCCTATCGTAAGCATGCAGGATTCTGTGGAAAAATGTATGCAACTGATGCAACAGTTTCATGTGCATTATCTGCCCGTTTTTGAGGAAATGAATTTTGTGGGTATCATCACCATGGATGACATCATCCGCGAAGCGTTGCTGGACCACGATATTTTCGACCGGAGAACGGAACAGGTGGCCTAA
- a CDS encoding 5-(carboxyamino)imidazole ribonucleotide synthase gives MIKAGILGGGQLGRMLLQQAANYHVETYVLENDETCPAAHLCHHFVKGDIRDYDTVYQFGKKVDVLTIEIESVNLEALEQLEKEGVKVYPKPAALRIIKNKIIQKEFYKEQEIPTSPFVILQNKAALREQAAFLPAVQKLGEGGYDGKGVELMHTTADFEKGFDAPSVLEKMVNLEKEIAVMVAVSPSGETALFPPVEMVFDPRLNLLDFQLSPAHLQEKTFWKAEAIALKLVKALQSPGLFAVELFVDKNGEVLVNETAPRVHNSGHHTIEAHITSQYDMLWRILLALPLGNTDALLPSALVNLIGEEGHSGPVYYEGLEEVLKMDKVYVHLYGKKQTKPGRKMGHVTILGNDRIDLVHKATRVKQALKVKTAE, from the coding sequence ATGATCAAAGCGGGAATTTTAGGTGGCGGACAATTGGGCAGGATGTTGTTGCAGCAGGCGGCCAATTACCACGTGGAAACTTATGTATTGGAGAACGACGAGACCTGCCCGGCGGCGCATTTGTGCCACCACTTCGTGAAAGGGGATATCCGGGATTACGATACAGTGTACCAGTTCGGCAAAAAAGTGGATGTACTCACCATCGAAATCGAATCGGTGAACCTGGAGGCGCTGGAGCAACTCGAAAAAGAAGGTGTAAAGGTGTACCCGAAACCTGCCGCGCTCCGCATCATCAAGAATAAGATCATTCAAAAAGAATTTTATAAAGAACAGGAGATTCCCACTTCCCCGTTTGTAATCCTTCAAAACAAGGCCGCGCTCCGCGAACAGGCCGCTTTCCTGCCGGCAGTGCAGAAACTGGGCGAAGGTGGCTACGATGGGAAAGGCGTTGAGCTGATGCACACCACAGCCGATTTTGAGAAAGGTTTCGACGCGCCTTCGGTGCTGGAGAAAATGGTGAACCTTGAAAAAGAGATCGCGGTGATGGTGGCGGTTAGTCCTTCGGGCGAAACCGCGCTCTTCCCTCCCGTTGAAATGGTGTTCGATCCCCGCCTCAACTTGCTGGATTTTCAACTGAGTCCCGCGCATTTGCAGGAGAAAACGTTTTGGAAAGCGGAGGCCATCGCGCTGAAGCTGGTGAAGGCCCTGCAATCACCGGGCCTGTTCGCCGTTGAACTGTTCGTGGATAAAAACGGGGAAGTACTGGTGAACGAAACCGCGCCACGGGTGCACAACAGCGGCCACCATACCATCGAAGCGCACATCACCTCACAGTATGATATGCTCTGGCGCATCCTGCTGGCGTTGCCTTTGGGAAATACCGACGCGTTGCTGCCATCCGCACTCGTGAACCTGATCGGGGAAGAAGGCCATTCCGGCCCTGTTTATTATGAAGGACTGGAAGAAGTCCTGAAAATGGATAAGGTGTACGTGCACCTATACGGGAAGAAGCAAACCAAGCCCGGGCGTAAAATGGGCCACGTCACCATCCTCGGGAACGATCGAATCGATCTCGTGCACAAAGCCACCCGCGTGAAACAGGCGCTCAAAGTGAAAACAGCAGAATAA
- a CDS encoding ABC transporter permease, giving the protein MARFLLRKLLYAALVMLGVMVLVFVLFQGLGDPARLVVGQSADPKTQANIRKELYLDQPKWKQFLFYLNDVSPIALHTKEGIAEKGLKGVFIGGETKLALKQPYLRRSYQSRRPVADLLLEALPGTLVLSFAAILFATVFGIALGMLAAVKKYRWPDYLIQFGSITGISAPSFFTGIIIAFLFGFVWHNFTGLSMTGSLYGIDPVHGKFIQWKNLILPAITLGIRPLAIITQLTRSSMLDVLSQDYIRTARAKGLSSGRILFRHALPNALNPVITAITGWFAELLAGAFFVEYIFGWRGVGRITVEALEKLDFPVLMGSVLLTAFFFTLMNVFADLLYRITDPRVKIH; this is encoded by the coding sequence ATGGCCCGTTTCCTGCTCCGCAAACTGCTTTATGCCGCCCTGGTGATGCTGGGGGTGATGGTATTGGTGTTTGTGCTGTTCCAGGGATTGGGCGATCCCGCCAGACTTGTGGTGGGACAAAGCGCCGATCCTAAAACGCAGGCCAATATACGCAAGGAACTATACCTCGATCAGCCCAAATGGAAGCAGTTTCTTTTTTACCTCAATGATGTATCGCCCATCGCTTTGCATACAAAGGAAGGCATTGCAGAAAAAGGGCTGAAAGGAGTTTTTATCGGTGGGGAAACAAAGCTGGCACTGAAGCAACCTTATCTCCGCCGTTCCTATCAATCGCGGCGCCCGGTAGCCGATCTGCTGCTGGAAGCATTACCGGGCACACTGGTGCTGAGTTTCGCTGCAATACTTTTCGCCACAGTATTCGGTATAGCATTGGGGATGCTGGCCGCGGTAAAAAAGTACCGTTGGCCCGACTACCTGATCCAGTTTGGAAGCATCACCGGAATTTCCGCACCCTCTTTCTTTACGGGCATCATCATCGCTTTTCTTTTCGGGTTCGTATGGCACAACTTTACCGGGCTCTCTATGACCGGCAGCCTGTATGGCATAGATCCGGTTCACGGGAAGTTCATCCAATGGAAAAACCTCATCCTGCCGGCAATAACACTGGGCATCCGCCCATTGGCCATCATTACCCAATTGACGCGCAGTTCCATGCTCGATGTGCTTTCCCAGGATTATATCCGGACGGCCAGGGCGAAAGGACTTTCCAGCGGCAGGATACTTTTCCGCCATGCCCTTCCAAATGCGCTCAACCCCGTGATCACCGCCATTACCGGGTGGTTCGCGGAATTACTCGCCGGCGCGTTTTTCGTGGAATATATCTTCGGCTGGAGAGGAGTGGGGCGCATCACCGTGGAAGCGCTGGAAAAACTGGACTTCCCCGTATTGATGGGCTCGGTGCTGCTCACCGCTTTCTTTTTTACCCTCATGAACGTGTTCGCCGACCTGCTGTACAGGATTACGGACCCCCGCGTGAAAATTCATTAA